The following coding sequences are from one Oncorhynchus nerka isolate Pitt River linkage group LG6, Oner_Uvic_2.0, whole genome shotgun sequence window:
- the LOC115117496 gene encoding leucine-rich repeat transmembrane neuronal protein 2, giving the protein MLLCLPSPASCTTCPQKCRCEDQQFYCDTQGLEAPPDGVDRGALGLSLRHNSVAELSPDQFYGFSQLTWLHLDHNQITTVQEDAFQGLYKLKDLNLSSNRITKLPNTTFIHLINLQILDLSFNLMTALEPELFHGLRKLQILHLRSNSLRTTPVRAFWDCRSLEYLGLSNNRLRSLARNGFAGLIKLRELHLEHNQLTKINLAHFPRLVALQFLYLQWNKISNLTCGMEWTWTTLEKMDLTGNEIRVLTPDVFETLPNLKILLLDNNKLGSLDPLVLDMWRSLGTVGLSSNLWECTKGICSLATWLSTFKGRWEHSILCHTPEYAQGEEILDAVYGFQLCLNFTVPPPVVLTTTTLSMVTDSPTGTTTEVTSSLFGVMKQTPTQGYYGDLGRFTTVTTTTAAPRPALATTVEGGGGAVVGVPEDFSETDNTALTQRVIIGTMVLLFTFFLVIFVVFISRKCCPPTMRRIRQCSAMQNRRQMRTQQRQQMADLATQVPYNEYEPSHEEGALVIINGYGQCKCQQLPYKECEV; this is encoded by the coding sequence ATGCTGCTGTGCCTGCCGTCTCCTGCGTCATGCACAACCTGCCCCCAGAAATGCCGTTGCGAAGACCAGCAGTTCTACTGCGACACCCAAGGACTGGAGGCGCCCCCGGACGGCGTTGACAGGGGGGCCCTGGGGTTATCGCTCCGCCACAACAGCGTCGCTGAACTGAGCCCGGACCAGTTCTATGGCTTCTCCCAGCTCACCTGGCTCCACCTGGACCACAACCAGATCACCACGGTGCAGGAGGACGCATTCCAGGGGCTCTACAAACTCAAAGACCTCAACCTGAGCTCCAACCGGATCACAAAGCTGCCAAACACAACCTTTATCCACCTCATCAACCTACAGATCCTGGACCTGTCCTTCAACCTGATGACTGCGCTGGAGCCTGAGCTGTTTCATGGCCTCCGCAAGCTGCAGATCCTCCACCTGCGCTCCAACTCGCTGCGCACCACCCCCGTCCGGGCCTTCTGGGACTGCCGCAGCCTTGAGTACCTGGGTCTGTCAAACAACCGGCTGCGAAGCCTGGCCCGGAACGGCTTCGCAGGCCTCATTAAACTCAGAGAACTCCACTTGGAACACAACCAGCTGACTAAGATCAACCTGGCTCATTTCCCCCGCCTGGTGGCTCTGCAGTTCCTTTATCTGCAGTGGAACAAGATCTCCAACCTGACCTGCGGTATGGAGTGGACCTGGACCACGCTGGAGAAGATGGACCTCACGGGGAACGAGATCCGGGTGCTGACCCCGGACGTGTTCGAGACGCTGCCCAACCTGAAGATCCTCCTATTGGATAACAACAAGTTAGGCAGCCTGGACCCTCTGGTCTTGGATATGTGGCGGTCTCTAGGTACCGTGGGGCTGTCCAGCAACCTTTGGGAATGTACCAAAGGGATCTGCTCCCTGGCCACTTGGCTTAGCACCTTCAAGGGGAGGTGGGAACACTCCATCCTGTGTCACACCCCCGAGTACGCCCAGGGCGAGGAGATACTGGATGCCGTTTATGGATTCCAGCTTTGTCTGAATTTTACGGTGCCGCCACCTGTCGTCTTGACCACAACCACTTTGTCAATGGTCACGGACTCGCCGACAGGCACGACGACGGAGGTCACCAGCTCTCTGTTCGGAGTAATGAAGCAGACACCCACACAGGGCTACTACGGGGATTTGGGACGCTTTACGACCGTAACGACAACGACCGCCGCGCCGCGACCCGCCCTGGCAACCACGGTGGAGGGCGGGGGTGGAGCGGTGGTGGGAGTCCCCGAGGACTTCTCTGAGACGGACAACACGGCCCTGACCCAGAGGGTGATCATCGGAACGATGGTCCTTCTGTTTACATTCTTCCTCGTCATTTTCGTTGTGTTCATCTCACGGAAGTGCTGCCCTCCTACCATGCGCAGGATACGCCAGTGCTCGGCCATGCAGAACCGCCGCCAGATGAGGACCCAGCAGCGGCAGCAAATGGCGGACCTGGCCACGCAGGTCCCCTATAACGAGTACGAGCCCAGCCACGAGGAGGGAGCGCTGGTTATCATCAACGGCTACGGGCAGTGCAAGTGTCAACAGCTGCCTTACAAAGAGTGTGAAGTGTAA